Proteins from a single region of Hordeum vulgare subsp. vulgare chromosome 6H, MorexV3_pseudomolecules_assembly, whole genome shotgun sequence:
- the LOC123402214 gene encoding uncharacterized protein LOC123402214 isoform X1: MEDVQRTEALLLAVRFLTGGAANFAIALSKAALPAAATQLAQHAREIADSADDSELDSSGLRAAADRLSQADFASRPRAISDLVLQCSRLDGLAAAGDAAAFSDIRRRILEAEMAGRTLLRVIPARQLDFLLEAEMAQERDECSDRDAARGRADAAAREEVDAEAARANGWWWRRLASRLSSARETGWWRRLASRFSKKSETGGGGGLPEADLEAVPLIAPHSRPDPSTSNTPSQDWLPPLGNWLTTQTFALAASMCLLPYMSPAGILSDEADFNDDYRWRVQFVFQTWWCLVAMGVPCTLCGRSWIEQHYARISAHLGMLGITVNVLFFCHWMLAAIATNVMKVFLGGATAYFLMYWIRCCWVREI; this comes from the exons ATGGAGGACGTGCAGCGGACGGAAGCACTGCTCCTGGCGGTGCGCTTCTTGACGGGAGGCGCCGCCAACTTCGCCATCGCCCTGTCGAAGGCCGCCCTGCCCGCCGCAGCCACGCAGCTGGCCCAGCATGCTCGCGAGATCGCGGACTCGGCGGACGATTCTGAGTTGGACAGCTCCggcctgcgcgccgccgccgacAGGCTATCCCAGGCGGACTTCGCCAGCAGGCCGCGGGCCATCTCCGACCTCGTGCTACAGTGCTCCCGGCTGGACGGGCTAGCGGCCGCGGGCGATGCGGCTGCCTTCTCCGACATCAGGCGGCGCATCCTGGAGGCGGAGATGGCCGGGAGGACCCTCCTCCGCGTCATCCCTGCGCGCCAGTTGGATTTCTTGCTCGAGGCGGAGATGGCGCAGGAGCGGGACGAGTGCAGCGACAGGGACGCGGCCCGTGGCCGTGCGGATGCGGCCGCGCGCGAGGAGGTGGATGCTGAGGCGGCGCGCGCCAAcggatggtggtggcggcggctcgcgAGTCGGCTCTCCAGCGCGAGGGAGACgggatggtggcggcggctcgcGAGTCGGTTCTCCAAGAAGAGTgagacgggcggcggcggcgggcttcCAGAGGCGGACCTCGAAGCTGTTCCTCTGATAGCACCCCACTCCCGGCCTGACCCCAGCACCAGCAACACCCCCTCG CAGGATTGGTTGCCACCATTGGGCAACTGGCTCACTACCCAGACGTTTGCGCTTGCTGCGTCCATGTGCCTTCTCCCATACATGAGTCCAGCTGGGATTCTGAGTGACGAAGCCGACTTCAACGATGATTACAGATGGCGGGTTCAGTTTGTGTTTCAGACATGGTGGTGCCTTGTTGCCATGGGCGTACCGTGCACTTTGTGTGGCCGGTCATGGATCGAGCAACACTACGCCCGTATTTCTGCTCACCTCGGAATGCTGG GTATTACTGTGAACGTCTTGTTCTTCTGCCATTGGATGCTGGCGGCCATTGCTACAAACGTGATGAAGGTCTTTCTCGGTGGTGCCACAGCTTACTTCCTTATGTATTGGATACGG TGCTGTTGGGTGCGAGAGATATGA
- the LOC123402214 gene encoding uncharacterized protein LOC123402214 isoform X2, with protein MEDVQRTEALLLAVRFLTGGAANFAIALSKAALPAAATQLAQHAREIADSADDSELDSSGLRAAADRLSQADFASRPRAISDLVLQCSRLDGLAAAGDAAAFSDIRRRILEAEMAGRTLLRVIPARQLDFLLEAEMAQERDECSDRDAARGRADAAAREEVDAEAARANGWWWRRLASRLSSARETGWWRRLASRFSKKSETGGGGGLPEADLEAVPLIAPHSRPDPSTSNTPSDWLPPLGNWLTTQTFALAASMCLLPYMSPAGILSDEADFNDDYRWRVQFVFQTWWCLVAMGVPCTLCGRSWIEQHYARISAHLGMLGITVNVLFFCHWMLAAIATNVMKVFLGGATAYFLMYWIRCCWVREI; from the exons ATGGAGGACGTGCAGCGGACGGAAGCACTGCTCCTGGCGGTGCGCTTCTTGACGGGAGGCGCCGCCAACTTCGCCATCGCCCTGTCGAAGGCCGCCCTGCCCGCCGCAGCCACGCAGCTGGCCCAGCATGCTCGCGAGATCGCGGACTCGGCGGACGATTCTGAGTTGGACAGCTCCggcctgcgcgccgccgccgacAGGCTATCCCAGGCGGACTTCGCCAGCAGGCCGCGGGCCATCTCCGACCTCGTGCTACAGTGCTCCCGGCTGGACGGGCTAGCGGCCGCGGGCGATGCGGCTGCCTTCTCCGACATCAGGCGGCGCATCCTGGAGGCGGAGATGGCCGGGAGGACCCTCCTCCGCGTCATCCCTGCGCGCCAGTTGGATTTCTTGCTCGAGGCGGAGATGGCGCAGGAGCGGGACGAGTGCAGCGACAGGGACGCGGCCCGTGGCCGTGCGGATGCGGCCGCGCGCGAGGAGGTGGATGCTGAGGCGGCGCGCGCCAAcggatggtggtggcggcggctcgcgAGTCGGCTCTCCAGCGCGAGGGAGACgggatggtggcggcggctcgcGAGTCGGTTCTCCAAGAAGAGTgagacgggcggcggcggcgggcttcCAGAGGCGGACCTCGAAGCTGTTCCTCTGATAGCACCCCACTCCCGGCCTGACCCCAGCACCAGCAACACCCCCTCG GATTGGTTGCCACCATTGGGCAACTGGCTCACTACCCAGACGTTTGCGCTTGCTGCGTCCATGTGCCTTCTCCCATACATGAGTCCAGCTGGGATTCTGAGTGACGAAGCCGACTTCAACGATGATTACAGATGGCGGGTTCAGTTTGTGTTTCAGACATGGTGGTGCCTTGTTGCCATGGGCGTACCGTGCACTTTGTGTGGCCGGTCATGGATCGAGCAACACTACGCCCGTATTTCTGCTCACCTCGGAATGCTGG GTATTACTGTGAACGTCTTGTTCTTCTGCCATTGGATGCTGGCGGCCATTGCTACAAACGTGATGAAGGTCTTTCTCGGTGGTGCCACAGCTTACTTCCTTATGTATTGGATACGG TGCTGTTGGGTGCGAGAGATATGA